CTATGGAAATTGCGTTTTGGAAAAGAGAATAATGCTTTTTCCTAAGAAAATATGAAACTATTGATGCATATAGATTAATGTTATGTATGCACATTGTTGAAGGAGGACTTGTTAATGAAGGGATCTTTCTCCAATCATGGGATTTTTATGGCATGATGCTGATTATAGCATAGAATTTCGAAACATGTTGTTAAGATGTTTGAGTATATTGCTAGATATCTTAGTTGAATAACTAAAAGGGTTCATATTCAAGTTGCTGTCAGCAGTTATTCTATACAAAACGAAAAAATTGTTGGTTAATTTCCTTCTCTGTGCATATGTTTGATTTTTTCTCTGTTGCATATCTCCCCATGGTTTTACAGTTGTGACTTGACTTCTAATCCAAACAATTAGCGAGACTGACCGTTCTAATGATTATTTCTGAATTCAGGGGTTTACCAGAATAATGGTTATCTCATGGTTTCATGTAATGGAGGTCTTAATCAAATGCGAGCAGCAGTGAGTTACTTTAGCTCATGTCAATgtaataagacaagattacacCATTCTGAATTTGACTCTCCCCTTTTTCTTTGCTTTTTGTGTTGTTCCAGATATGTGATATGGTTGCTATAGCAAGATATTTGAATGTGACTCTTATAGTGCCCGAGCTGGATAAAACCTCCTTTTGGGCTGATCCGAGGTATGTGTCCTTGAgtatcttgaattttttttggtgaTCTTATGAATCACAAGCTTCTTTAGAAAAAGTATGATGATCTGTAGTACAATTTAAAAATGCAATTTTGAGTTGCAGTGAATTTCAAGACATATTTGATGTTGATCATTTTATAACGTCCTTGAGGGATGAAGTTCGAATATTGAAAGAGCTACCCGCAAGACTGAAGAGGAGAGTAGTGCTAGGAATAGTTTATACCATGCCTCCTATTAGTTGGTCTGATATTTCTTACTACCAAAATCAGGTTTGTGCTTTGATGCCACAATGTGTTGTACTTGATACTTGCAGCCTCTTTCCTAGTAATAACGGTCACATTTGCTGAATACAGGTACTTCCGTTGATTCGGAAATATAAAGTTGTTCACTTGAACAGAACTGATGCTCGGCTTGCTAATAATGGTCAaccttttgaaattcaaaagCTGCGATGCCGAGTCAATTTTAGTGCCTTAAAATTTACCCCTCAGATAGAAGAGTTGGGTAAAAAGGTTATTCGACTTCTCAGGCAAAAGGGTCGTTTTATGGTGCTGCACCTGAGGTATGAAATGGATATGTTAGCTTTCTCTGGCTGTAATCAGGGTTGCAACAAGGAGGAGGTTGAAGAGTTGACAAGAATGAGGTGAAGTAATATCTTGTATTCAGCGGTGGCCTCAAGTTATCCCTCTTTCGTTGTCTGATATAAATCCTTTTACAGATACGCTTATccgtggtggaaagaaaaaatcATAAACTCTGAATTGAAAAGGAGAGATGGTCTCTGTCCTTTGACACCCGAGGAGACTTCCCTTACTTTAAGGGCATTAGACATTGATCCTAGCATCCAAGTTTATATTGCTGCTGGGGagatatatggtgggacaaggaGAATGGCGACTCTTGCGGCAGCTTATCCAAATTTGGTAGTCAGAAAGTGCCAAGTTTTTCTTTAAGCTTTGGAATATGTTTTCCTGAATTGGCTGACTCGCCTTTTGTGCTGGGTCTTGTTATGAGCAGGTAAGGAAGGAAACACTACTAGAGCCTTCTGAGCTTAGGGTCTTTCAAAATCACTCTTCACAGATGGCAGCACTAGATTATCTTGTTTCCCTGGATAGTGATATCTTTGTTCCAACATATGATGGAAACATGGCTAAAGTTGTTGAAGGACATCGCAGGTATTTTGTGCTGATAAAGTTCTCTATTTATGCAAAACCTATTAGGAGCCGTGGAAGAAATAAATAGGGTTTGCATGCTTTATAGGTAGCCTCTCATTAAAGATACATATTATTGTGAAATATTCTGCTGGTTAATCATCTCATTTCAATTTTAGCTTCTGTTGCAGAGAATGTTCTTTATAATTAGCTTTTGATCAAGTACTTCTATGTAAAAGTCTCCCATTCTATGCAGACATCTTGGTTTCAAGAAAACGATTTTACTGGACAGAAAGCTCCTCGTAGATTTGATAGACCAGTATAATGGTGGATCATTTACTTGGAATGAGTTTTCTGCTGCTGTTAAGGAAGCTCACACTGAACGCATGGGAAACCCTACTAAGAGGTTGGTTATTCCTGACCGACCTAAAGAAGAGGATTATTTCTACTCCAACCCATGGGAATGCTTAGAACCATCTAATGAGAGTGAAACAGCAAGTAGCATATAAATCATGGTGGTGGTAAGATATAATCTATGAGAAGGAAAGACTGTCATGCAGTTCTGTGGCATTCTTAGAGAAAACTTCTCAACACTGCATGACAGTTGAGAAACAGGATATCGCTGGAGGCGGCTGTTGAATTTCAGGAGGAGGTGCATTTCTGAGCCCTAGAAGACCTTGGTAGCCTCGGGGTGGGTACATTAGAATGTCGTACGTCAATTAATAATCGATTTCATGTATAGAAGCTGGCCTGTCGTTTCTGAGTTACATCCGTGCAGTGTATACAAGCGGGGTGAAATGTAGATTTGTATTACTGGAAGGAGGATTCACCAATACCTTAGTTCGGGGTTCCATTCTTTTCCTTGTAACCCATTTAAACACTTGGCTGATTATTCTTCATAGTTCATGTACTTGGCTGATTATTCTTCATAGTTCATGTTATTCGTAACATGACAGagttttgatcattttttaggTTAAGTTTTTTATAGAACTTCTACATCCATTTAGCTAATCAAGTTCATATTGAGATGTATTAATGAATTTagtatttaaaaagaaaaatttatggTAGTTACATTATTTTTACATCAGCACAACCACTAGCAAGGCCTATAATTTTCTAGGATCAATGTAGATCTAGCTAAAGAGGGTACAATGgaatgaaaaaagaagaagatccACATAAGTAATATTTATTAGTGGGGAATATGATTTAGTATAGGTGATATTATTAGTGGGTAATATATTTAACTTATTTCTcactttaattattatatatatggaatTATGATCACATGAGTTGATCTTAAAAAGAGAAGTAAAGATACTGTTACTGAACATTCTCTGTCTAATTGTTCTGgacattttttcttataaattgtGTATGCTCTAATATCAAAATTACTCGAAGTAGATTATATGAATACCCATTCAGATCCAGAGGAGGGCTCTCTCCAAAGAGTTTGCTTATGATGGCGTAAAACGTTTGaaatcctttttattttatccaTATTTGAGAATTGAgactaattataattatatattatcgATCCAAGAAAGAAGAAAGGTAGTCAAGACATGCTTTTTACAGAGTTTATGGCCATGAGGATCCCGTGGATATATTCCTTTGGGGCTAAAGCACATATTAATGGTGCTTGTATAATTGGTTGGTAAGAAGACATagatggttttttttttttaagggaacagaccctacacgaggcttccacctctcgtgcatagtcaggggttgagcgTCACCCCCAagtcttaacataaataacaaaacagaaaatacaaggagggggacataaaccttacctccgatcctatgttggttcataagtcagctaacctactaaggttggATAACTCATCCCCAATACAAAAGGTGCTATCTAATAACTAGAAAAAcaataaacctatgagaggactcctctcgatacactTCGACTAAGAAAAatgtaaatgagggagactctccccttccatgtgaATACaataaagtaacctacactagtcctattcaagtAAGCTACatatcatacatagctaaaatGAAGAAGggcaagtatacgaaacttctatttcGCATGGGTCGGGAaagttattttcatctttgtctTTCTTAATCTTGTAATACCGAGGTTGTCAAGTTGTGGAAGAACATTGTCCCCGCAGACTTGCAGCTGCTATGTCAAGGGGCTGTGAGTGCTCCTCTTGTTGAAGAGTGAATGCTGAAGAAGTTGATGACCAAAAGATGGCCTACCTGCAGCTTCAGTTCCTGTCCCAATGTAGCTAAGCAACTATGGATGTTGTTGGTGTTGCCGCCTGTTGGTGTTGCCTGTAGATTCTTGTGTTGTAGCCCATCTACCTGCAGCTTCATCTTCAAAGTCTGTAACTTCAGGTTCAGCTGTgggttgagttgttgtttggtgttgcATTTCTGCAGTGTATATGAAATTGTTGTAGTTTTGAACTTGTTGCAACCActcttcttgttgttgttggttcttggatgttgtatAATGAGCGTTGTACTCATTCTTGCACCTCCAAGGCAAACTCCAAGCTGTCAAAAGTTGCACCATGCCACTGCTATACCAAGAAGCAATTATGGATGGTGTGGTGCATGTTTGGCTTGTTGTTGCATTCTGCAGGTTGTTGTAGGGTGTTGATATTGAAGATCCTGTTCTTGGAAGCTGCTGCTGTGTAGAGTACCTGCACAATTAAACAAACAAGAGGATAATTCCAATTGCTGGTTCAAGTGTTGTAGCTCTGCATCAATCTTGCATCTCCAAGGCCTGCTCCAAGTTGTCAACTGATGCACCACGCTACTGCTGCTCCAAGGGCACAATGAATTGCTGATCTCAGCTAACAACAATGCAACCTTGTACCTACAGAGAAAAAGCAAAGCAGACACCACTACTCTAGCTCTTACATCTAAATGTAAGTTGGTTGTTCTATGaaagcaataaacaagggagactctccccttacaataaGAAATAACTAGGTTGAATACGaaagaataaactaaattatacaTAGAAAGTCTATTACACAGTGCAAGGGAGATCAGTCACGGAGGTTGTTTAATTCTTTTTAGGCTTTTCCTTCTAAAACTTGccattcctagcttgtccatcttgatgtagccctttgtttcctgtggtagctgctggaAGTTGTGGAAATGTTGTGTATAATTGAACATGTGGCTGTATTTagataaggtatctgcaggatgGTTTGCTTCTCTGAATATATGTTTGCAATGAAATAGTTCCAAATACTGGACCAAAGACTACAATTTTGCAACATATCTGTGAATGCTCCAAGGTGGTTTGAGGTCTTGTTTCATCCACTTAGTCAATAATTCTGAATCAACCTCCAAAATCACTTTACTATAGCCATGTTGGAGACACCAAGTGATGCCAATAGTTGCTGCCTGCacttctgcttggttgttagtacccagtcccaatggagttgcaaaggcatatattaagttaccattgtggtctcttaatGTTCCtcctgctccaattttcccagggttgtctaatgcactcccatcagtattcaacttCACTGTGGAAGGTGGAGGTCTGATCCGCATAACTTTGGTCACTCTCATGTCATGTTGGCAGTTCTCTACCATAGTAACCAACTCTTTCCAGCTCTGTGGCCATTTAATGTAAGGGTAAGCATTGCTTATCAGCATGTAGAGATCTTTGACTATGGAGAACTTAACTCTAGTaacactagatttctttcctccatatttacttgcacatctattcttccatatatgccaacaaacaaagataggagtggcctgcaaCATGAGTTTATGAGCATCATTATTGGACTTGgcagtccaccacttcatcaggatGCATCTCAATGGGCAGGTCCTTTGCAGGATCCCCTAGGAACTGGAGAattgttgccaaatatgcttgCCAAAATTTCCAGAAGCAAATATATGATCTATATTGTCCAATCCAGGCCTGTAACAGCAAGAACATGCtgctggtgctgctccaaattgGATAATTTTATCATTGGTTGGAAGCTTGTATCTGAGGGCtctccatagtagaaaagaaACTTTGAAGGGAATATTGATGTGCCAAGTGTTGCCACCAGTTAAGGTCTTAGGCTTCTTTTTTCTAATTAGTTCACATGCAGATTTACAAGTAAAACCACCATGAGAATTCAATTTCCAGCAAGCTTGATCAGGTATGTGAGGTTTGTACATAATGTCTGTGTTAAGGATCTGCTGCACCAGCTGGGGAGGGGCTTGTTGtctgattttctgcacattccacTCCCCATTCTCAAGGAATTCAGAGACTGTACTattattgagtcttggaagatAGTTATTGTGATTAGCCAGTGGGCCAATACCcatccaatcatcccaccaaaaactgcAGGTACCTGAGTTGATGTGCCAATGTATATGTGGctcaatatgaattttatttgcCATCATATGTTTCCACATAATAGACTGACCTGTGTCCCATTTTTTGATCACTGGGTGTGCCCTttggcagtacttagccttcagaaattctccccataaagtcttcttggacctgaaggtccaccactgtttgtattgcAAAGCTAAGTACACCTCTTGTATATTTTTCATGCCAATTCCCCCTTCCTCAACAGGATAGCTGAGAGTCTCCCaggatgcccaatggtattttctcttctctttgtcCCATCCCTAGAAGAAGTCTGCAATAAGGGCCTTGATCTGCTTCATAGAGGTAGTAGTAGGTCTGATTGCAGACAACAAATGGATTGGTAGTGATTACAACACTGACTTTACCAATGTTGCTCTACCTCCATAACTTAACACTTTAGTCTGCCATCCTCTGATTTTGCTTagaactttggacaccatacttgTATAGTATATGATTCTCTGTCTTCCAATGTAGAGTGGACATCccaggtaagtaatgggaccATGTGTACACTTAAAACCTGTGATACTGCTGATTCTATCAATAACTTCTGTAGAAGTGTTCATAAGAATCAGGAACTGACTTTTATCCTTGTTAATAAGCTGGCCTGAATTATTTTCATACACCTGTAGAGTCTTGGTGATAAGTGTTAGAGAAAAGTTGTTGGTAGATGTGAATAtaatcacatcatctgcaaagctcaagtgattcACTTAAGGACCCTTTCTT
This Solanum dulcamara chromosome 1, daSolDulc1.2, whole genome shotgun sequence DNA region includes the following protein-coding sequences:
- the LOC129889785 gene encoding rhamnogalacturonan I rhamnosyltransferase 1-like; amino-acid sequence: MCRIEGEMEERERRRRRWGLGLKGTALGDNRVEKLKSCIVFPRSRVKLWIIRATTMVLLWTCLVQLTTLRELLGPSVFKGCPSCFSQESATSFLVKSVPPKRVYQNNGYLMVSCNGGLNQMRAAICDMVAIARYLNVTLIVPELDKTSFWADPSEFQDIFDVDHFITSLRDEVRILKELPARLKRRVVLGIVYTMPPISWSDISYYQNQVLPLIRKYKVVHLNRTDARLANNGQPFEIQKLRCRVNFSALKFTPQIEELGKKVIRLLRQKGRFMVLHLRYEMDMLAFSGCNQGCNKEEVEELTRMRYAYPWWKEKIINSELKRRDGLCPLTPEETSLTLRALDIDPSIQVYIAAGEIYGGTRRMATLAAAYPNLVRKETLLEPSELRVFQNHSSQMAALDYLVSLDSDIFVPTYDGNMAKVVEGHRRHLGFKKTILLDRKLLVDLIDQYNGGSFTWNEFSAAVKEAHTERMGNPTKRLVIPDRPKEEDYFYSNPWECLEPSNESETASSI